The following are encoded together in the Acidobacteriota bacterium genome:
- a CDS encoding sigma 54-interacting transcriptional regulator: MLSSQLLLQLLPRREIPDDFVRTFVGASAEVQLVRQLVMRAAANDDPVLVLGDTGTGKEVIARSIHKYSARASEKFVPVNCGAIPGELLESELFGHKRYTFTDAKFDKKGLWEITGNGTLFLDEVGDLALVHQVKILRALEENRIRPIGEAKEIEVSARIIAATNRDLFSMVKAGQFREDLYYRLRAFLLRAPALCDHPEDIPILARSFWKKIARDERAVLPDDILAELRSRAWPGNARELKAVLMSLHALFGNEGLDAARLRAVFQIQGQASQESPDAVAQKEIITHRVDCLRHLRRLDEVLRACTVSVSPLVAGNLTDSANAVPVRASLRVRLGELEVLCLNPLLFHSKVTFDVVDGLKEKLLYFYGLLEGDGKVAISYWKSEVTRELKLSLTAIFQESERLEANV; the protein is encoded by the coding sequence ATGCTCTCGAGCCAACTGCTCTTGCAGCTTCTTCCTCGCCGCGAGATACCCGATGATTTCGTGCGGACCTTCGTGGGCGCATCCGCGGAAGTCCAGTTGGTCCGCCAACTGGTGATGCGCGCGGCCGCCAACGATGATCCGGTGCTGGTGCTCGGCGATACCGGCACCGGAAAAGAAGTCATCGCTCGCTCGATCCATAAGTACAGCGCTCGCGCCTCAGAAAAGTTCGTGCCAGTCAACTGCGGAGCGATTCCTGGCGAGCTACTCGAATCGGAGCTTTTCGGCCACAAGCGATACACATTTACCGACGCCAAGTTTGATAAGAAAGGCCTGTGGGAGATAACCGGCAACGGGACGCTTTTCCTTGACGAAGTCGGCGACCTTGCTTTGGTCCATCAAGTGAAGATTCTTCGCGCGCTTGAAGAGAACAGGATCAGACCGATCGGCGAAGCTAAGGAGATAGAGGTCAGCGCGCGAATCATCGCGGCGACAAATCGAGACTTGTTCTCGATGGTCAAAGCGGGGCAGTTTCGCGAAGACTTGTATTATCGCCTTCGAGCGTTCCTCCTTCGAGCGCCGGCGCTTTGCGATCATCCCGAAGACATCCCGATCCTGGCTCGATCCTTCTGGAAGAAGATCGCTCGTGATGAACGCGCCGTGTTGCCAGATGACATACTCGCTGAGTTGCGCTCGCGCGCGTGGCCCGGGAACGCCCGGGAGCTGAAGGCAGTATTGATGAGCTTGCACGCGTTGTTTGGAAACGAAGGACTGGACGCGGCCCGATTGCGAGCGGTATTCCAGATTCAAGGCCAGGCGTCTCAGGAGTCTCCAGACGCGGTCGCACAAAAGGAGATCATCACGCATCGGGTCGACTGCCTTCGTCATCTGCGCCGGCTCGACGAAGTTCTACGGGCGTGCACCGTCTCAGTGAGTCCGCTGGTCGCAGGCAACCTGACGGACTCTGCGAATGCGGTCCCTGTGCGGGCATCGCTTCGGGTGCGGCTTGGAGAGCTGGAGGTGCTGTGTTTGAACCCATTGCTGTTCCACAGCAAGGTTACGTTCGATGTGGTGGACGGACTCAAAGAAAAGCTTTTGTATTTCTACGGTCTGCTTGAAGGTGATGGAAAGGTTGCGATCAGTTATTGGAAGAGCG